From one Myxococcales bacterium genomic stretch:
- a CDS encoding adenylyltransferase/cytidyltransferase family protein produces MARVVDREELAARVAELKQAGRSIVFANGAFDLLHLGHIRYLQGAADEGDVLVVAINSDGSVRQLKGEGRPIVPLADRVEMVAALECVDFVTTFEETDVAKLLLLLQPDVHAKGSDYTVDTVPEVETVRAYGGRVAIVGGPKDHNTTDIIARIQQGKDKR; encoded by the coding sequence GTGGCGCGAGTAGTCGATCGCGAGGAATTGGCGGCCCGCGTGGCGGAACTGAAACAAGCGGGCCGATCGATCGTCTTTGCCAACGGCGCGTTCGATCTGTTGCACCTGGGGCACATCCGCTATTTGCAGGGCGCGGCCGACGAAGGCGACGTTTTGGTGGTGGCCATCAACTCGGACGGCAGCGTCCGCCAATTGAAGGGCGAGGGCCGGCCGATCGTGCCGCTGGCCGATCGCGTCGAGATGGTCGCCGCGCTGGAGTGCGTCGATTTCGTCACGACTTTTGAGGAAACCGACGTGGCGAAGCTGCTGCTTTTACTGCAGCCCGACGTGCACGCCAAGGGCAGCGACTATACCGTCGATACGGTGCCCGAGGTCGAGACGGTCCGGGCGTACGGCGGCCGGGTCGCCATCGTGGGCGGTCCCAAGGATCACAACACGACCGACATCATCGCGCGGATCCAACAAGGAAAGGACAAACGATGA
- a CDS encoding NAD-dependent epimerase/dehydratase family protein, translating to MKCIVTGAAGFIGSHLSERLLALGHEVVGIDCFTDYYARSFKEANLAQARRHPRYRFIADDLNRLDLTAVLSPGDWIFHQAAQAGVRASWGDSFRIYTELNINATQRLLEACKDLRPARFVYASSSSVYGNTDKFPEHEDDHPRPISPYGVTKLAAEHLCVLYHKAYGVPTVSLRYFTVYGPRQRPDMAFHKWCRAALADRELPVFGDGEQTRDFTFVDDIVDGVVAAATADCEGQVMNLGGGHRVTVNQVLAVLREINGRDLRLVDQGKQRGDVRHTAADIERAQRLLGYSPKVALTDGLRAEYEWLRGLKE from the coding sequence ATGAAGTGCATCGTCACCGGCGCCGCCGGGTTCATCGGCTCGCACCTGAGCGAACGTCTGCTGGCGCTGGGCCACGAGGTGGTCGGCATCGATTGCTTCACCGACTACTACGCCCGTTCCTTCAAAGAGGCCAATCTGGCGCAAGCGCGGCGCCATCCGCGCTACCGTTTCATCGCGGACGACCTCAACCGCCTGGATCTGACGGCGGTGTTGTCGCCGGGCGATTGGATTTTTCATCAGGCCGCGCAAGCAGGGGTGCGTGCGAGCTGGGGCGACAGTTTCCGCATTTACACCGAACTGAATATCAATGCCACGCAACGGTTGTTGGAAGCCTGCAAGGATTTGCGGCCGGCCCGGTTCGTTTACGCCAGTTCGTCCAGCGTCTACGGCAATACCGACAAGTTTCCGGAACACGAGGACGATCATCCGCGGCCGATCAGCCCGTACGGCGTGACCAAGCTGGCCGCCGAGCATCTGTGCGTGCTGTACCACAAAGCCTACGGCGTGCCGACCGTTTCCTTGCGCTATTTCACGGTCTACGGCCCGCGGCAGCGGCCGGACATGGCCTTTCACAAGTGGTGCCGCGCCGCGCTGGCCGACCGGGAACTGCCGGTGTTCGGCGACGGCGAACAGACGCGCGATTTCACCTTCGTCGACGACATCGTCGACGGCGTGGTGGCCGCGGCGACCGCCGATTGCGAGGGGCAGGTCATGAACCTGGGCGGAGGCCACCGGGTGACGGTCAATCAGGTCCTGGCGGTCTTGCGCGAAATCAACGGCCGGGACTTGCGCCTGGTCGACCAGGGCAAACAGCGCGGCGACGTCCGGCATACGGCGGCCGATATCGAACGCGCGCAACGGCTGCTCGGCTATTCCCCCAAGGTTGCGCTGACCGACGGCTTGCGCGCCGAATACGAGTGGCTGCGCGGCTTGAAGGAGTAA
- a CDS encoding Trm112 family protein, which produces MELDEELLRLLRCPVSREPLRLSDDGRWLICDAARLRYPVLEGIPRLTAEAAEKLEETS; this is translated from the coding sequence ATGGAACTGGACGAGGAATTGTTGCGGCTGTTGCGTTGCCCGGTATCCCGCGAGCCGCTGCGGTTGTCCGACGACGGCCGCTGGCTGATTTGCGACGCCGCGCGGTTGCGCTACCCGGTGCTGGAAGGCATCCCGCGCCTGACCGCGGAGGCGGCGGAAAAACTGGAGGAAACCTCATGA
- the kdsA gene encoding 3-deoxy-8-phosphooctulonate synthase, with amino-acid sequence MNSVKVGNVLIGKGEPLALIAGPCVLENLDDALHIGETLVKETAKRGLGYIFKASYEKDNRGKPTGFGGPGLHDGLEMLAKIKERLGAPVLSDVHRETDVDAAAEVLDVLQIPAYLCQQTSLVVKVGEAGKPVNVKKGQFLAPEDMRSAVEKLRYVGNNQILLTDRGSCFGYHRLVFDTRSVPIMQSLGFPVVVDPTHIVRIYGRSSADPEGGEPEFAATLARAGVAAGANALFIETHPAPFTAACDAASMICLGDELPELLDQVTPIARFLREQGLA; translated from the coding sequence ATGAACAGCGTCAAGGTCGGCAACGTCTTGATCGGCAAGGGCGAGCCCCTGGCGCTCATCGCCGGTCCGTGCGTGCTGGAAAATCTCGACGACGCGCTTCACATCGGCGAGACGCTCGTCAAGGAAACCGCCAAGCGGGGCCTCGGTTACATTTTCAAGGCCTCGTACGAGAAGGACAATCGCGGCAAGCCGACGGGCTTCGGCGGGCCGGGTCTGCACGACGGCCTGGAAATGCTGGCTAAAATCAAGGAACGGCTCGGCGCGCCCGTGCTGTCGGACGTGCACCGGGAAACCGACGTCGACGCGGCCGCCGAGGTGCTCGACGTGCTGCAGATCCCCGCTTACCTGTGCCAGCAAACCAGCCTGGTGGTCAAGGTGGGCGAGGCGGGCAAACCGGTCAACGTGAAAAAAGGGCAATTCCTCGCGCCGGAAGATATGCGCAGCGCCGTCGAGAAACTACGCTACGTCGGCAACAATCAGATTCTGCTGACCGACCGGGGGTCGTGCTTCGGCTATCATCGGCTGGTTTTCGACACCCGTAGCGTGCCGATCATGCAGTCGTTGGGCTTTCCGGTCGTCGTCGATCCGACCCACATCGTGCGCATCTACGGCCGTTCCAGCGCCGACCCGGAAGGCGGCGAGCCCGAATTCGCCGCCACGCTGGCCCGCGCCGGCGTCGCCGCAGGCGCGAACGCGCTGTTCATCGAAACCCATCCGGCTCCCTTCACCGCGGCCTGCGACGCGGCCAGCATGATCTGCCTCGGCGACGAGTTGCCCGAGCTGCTCGATCAGGTGACGCCGATCGCCCGCTTTTTGCGCGAACAGGG